A DNA window from Hevea brasiliensis isolate MT/VB/25A 57/8 chromosome 2, ASM3005281v1, whole genome shotgun sequence contains the following coding sequences:
- the LOC110661749 gene encoding boron transporter 1, whose translation MEEAFVPFRGIKNDLKGRLLCYRQDWTGGFRAGFRILAPTTYIFFASAIPVISFGEQLERNTDGVLTAVQTLASTAVCGIIHSIIGGQPLLILGVAEPTVIMYTFMFNFAKERPDLGRNLFLAWTGWVCVWTAFLLFLLAILGACSIINRFTRVAGELFGLLIAMLFMQQAIKGLVYEFRIPQREDPKAVEFIPSWRFANGMFALVLSFGLLLTALRSRKARSWRYGTGCLRSFIADYGVPLMVLVWTAVSYIPAGSVPKGIPRRLFSPNPWSPGAYENWTVIKDMLNVPISYIIGAFIPATMIAVLYYFDHSVASQLAQQKEFNLRKPPSYHYDLLLLGFLTLMCGLVGIPPSNGVIPQSPMHTKSLATLKYQLLRNRLVATARRSMRKNASLGQLYGNMQEAYQQMQTPLMYQQPSQGLKEFKESTIQAASCTGHIDAPVDETVFDIEKEIDDLLPVEVKEQRLSNLLQATMVGGCVAAMPFLKKIPTSVLWGYFAFMAIESLPGNQFWERILLLFTAPSRRYKVLEEYHATFVETVPFKTIATFTIFQTTYLLICFGLTWIPIAGVMFPLMIMLLVPVRQYVLPKFFKGAHLQDLDAAEYEEAPALPYNLATESGLGAGATQAGDGEILDEVITRSRGEFRHMSSPKITSTTGTPANDPKSHQSPRLSYTYSPRVSELKGEKSPKAIGRGSKSPKPGELGLSKLGKSPSNSAQN comes from the exons ATGGAGGAGGCCTTCGTCCCTTTCCGCGGAATCAAGAATGACCTTAAGGGGAGATTGTTGTGTTACAGGCAAGACTGGACAGGAGGATTTAGAGCAGGTTTCAG GATTTTGGCTCCCACGACATATATATTCTTTGCTTCAGCGATTCCAGTCATTTCGTTTGGGGAACAACTGGAGAGAAATACTG ATGGAGTTTTAACAGCAGTTCAAACCCTAGCATCCACAGCAGTATGTGGGATCATACACTCGATCATTGGAGGTCAACCTCTCTTGATATTAGGAGTTGCAGAGCCTACTGTCATTATGTACACATTCATGTTTAACTTTGCAAAAGAGAGACCTGATTTGGGCCGGAATTTGTTTCTAGCATGGACAGGATG GGTTTGTGTTTGGACTGCATTCCTGCTGTTCTTACTGGCTATCCTGGGAGCTTGCTCCATTATCAACAGGTTTACCCGTGTAGCAGGGGAGTTATTTGGTCTGCTTATTGCGATGCTTTTCATGCAACAGGCTATTAAA GGACTTGTCTATGAATTTAGAATTCCCCAAAGGGAAGATCCAAAAGCGGTAGAGTTTATACCTTCATGGAGGTTTGCAAATGGGATGTTTGCTTTGGTTCTTTCTTTCGGTCTCCTGCTCACTGCATTAAGAAGCAGAAAGGCAAGGTCGTGGCGCTATGGGACCG GTTGCCTTAGAAGCTTCATAGCAGACTATGGTGTGCCCCTCATGGTCCTAGTGTGGACAGCTGTTTCCTACATCCCAGCCGGAAGTGTTCCCAAAGGGATCCCTCGCCGCCTTTTCAGCCCAAATCCGTGGTCCCCTGGTGCCTATGAAAATTGGACTGTCATTAAG GACATGCTAAATGTTCCCATTTCTTACATAATTGGAGCTTTCATTCCTGCAACGATGATTGCCGTGCTTTACTACTTTGACCATAGTGTAGCGTCTCAACTTGCTCAGCAGAAAGAGTTCAATTTGCGAAAGCCACCTTCTTATCACTATGACTTACTTCTTCTGGGGTTCTTG ACTTTAATGTGTGGTCTTGTTGGAATTCCACCATCAAATGGAGTCATCCCACAATCGCCCATGCATACAAAGAGTTTGGCCACTCTTAAGTATCAG TTGCTTCGTAATAGACTTGTTGCAACTGCTCGCCGAAGTATGAGGAAGAACGCCAGCCTGGGACAATTATATGGAAATATGCAAGAAGCTTATCAACAAATGCAGACCCCTTTGATGTACCAACAACCGTCCCAA GGTCTTAAAGAATTCAAAGAATCAACCATCCAGGCAGCTTCTTGTACTGGCCACATTGATGCGCCAGTTGATGAGACAGTATTTGACATCGAGAAGGAGATTGATGATCTATTGCCTGTTGAAGTGAAAGAACAGCGTCTCAGCAACTTGCTTCAAGCCACAATGGTTGGAGGATGTGTTGCAGCCATGCCTTTCCTCAAAAAGATTCCAACCTCAGTCCTATGGGGTTACTTTGCCTTCATGGCCATTGAAAGTTTGCCTGGTAACCAATTCTGGGAAAGGATATTGCTGCTTTTCACTGCGCCAAGCAGAAGATATAA GGTCCTTGAGGAGTACCATGCCACTTTTGTAGAAACAGTGCCTTTCAAGACAATTGCAACATTTACCATTTTCCAAACGACTTATTTGCTAATATGTTTTGGTCTCACCTGGATTCCAATTGCTGGTGTCATGTTTCCTTTGATGATCATGCTTTTGGTTCCAGTAAGACAATACGTCCTTCCTAAGTTTTTCAAAGGAGCACACCTTCAGGACCTGGATGCAGCAGAATATGAAGAGGCACCGGCTCTACCATACAATCTTGCTACA GAGTCTGGGCTGGGTGCTGGGGCTACTCAGGCAGGGGATGGAGAGATACTAGACGAAGTCATTACCCGCAGTCGTGGAGAGTTCAGGCATATGAGCAGTCCCAAAATCACAAGCACCACTGGAACCCCTGCAAATGATCCTAAAAGCCATCAAAGCCCTCGTCTCTCATACACCTATAGTCCTCGTGTAAGTGAACTAAAAGGGGAGAAAAGTCCTAAGGCCATTGGAAGAGGGTCAAAGAGTCCAAAACCTGGAGAACTAGGATTATCTAAGCTAGGAAAGAGTCCTTCAAATTCAGCACAAAATTAG
- the LOC110661748 gene encoding protein NIM1-INTERACTING 1 — protein MENEKVDRAMASVYNDEDDEQEEQKVEKFFSLIRGFQEARNNRRKDQVLEEEERKKKVKRLNDSQPSSSWVPSFEWEDFMTDEIQFRRPLPLVFPRPRNQKEDKKQQEEDDGLDLNLTL, from the coding sequence ATGGAAAATGAGAAAGTTGATCGCGCCATGGCCAGTGTTTACAATGACGAAGACGATGAGCAGGAAGAGCAGAAGGTGGAGAAGTTTTTCTCTTTGATTAGAGGCTTTCAGGAAGCCCGTAATAATCGAAGAAAAGATCAAGTGTTGGAAGAGGAGGAGAGAAAGAAGAAGGTTAAAAGATTAAATGATTCGCAGCCCAGTTCAAGTTGGGTACCTTCTTTCGAATGGGAAGATTTCATGACTGACGAGATTCAGTTTAGAAGGCCTCTTCCTCTTGTCTTTCCTCGTCCTCGTAACCAGAAAGAAGACAAGAAACAGCAAGAGGAAGATGATGGTTTAGATCTCAATCTCACCCTATAA
- the LOC110661746 gene encoding polygalacturonase At1g48100 yields MGCSRVSLLVFCISFLCFFLYTTQARWHYHTKHKHTHSHKVSAISQPPSSPPEYASEPPSTPPESSNLSEPPTPAPESVNLSLTPSPEPASPPDDGSDNNSGVFDVRKFGAVGDGITDDTDAFKMAWETACQVNSAVILVPYGFKFTIQSTIFTGPCQGGLHFQVDGTLAPPDGPDSWPQKNSKRQWLVFYRINEMSLVGGGAIDGRGEKWWDLPCKPHKGINGTTLPGSCDSPIAIRFFMSSNLTVQGLRIKNSPQFNFRFDNCKNVHIISIHITAPALSPNTDGIHIENTNNVEIYDSVISNGDDCISIGSGCYDVDIRNVTCGPSHGISIGSLGNHNSRACVSNITVRDSVIKVSDNGVRIKTWQGGSGAVSGITFSNIHMDNVRNPIIIDQFYCLTKDCTNQTSAVFVSDILYENIKGTYNIRSPPMHFACSDSVPCTNLTLSDVELLPAQGDLVLDPFCWNAYGELQTLTIPPVSCLIEGAPRSMLHNEMDYC; encoded by the exons ATGGGTTGTTCTCGTGTGTCATTACTTGTTTTCTGCATTTCCTTTCTTTGCTTCTTCCTTTACACCACTCAAGCTAGGTGGCATTACCATACAAAACATAAACACACCCATTCTCACAAAGTATCCGCAATTTCACAACCTCCCTCTTCCCCTCCTGAATATGCTTCAGAACCTCCCTCTACTCCACCTGAATCTTCTAATCTTTCAGAACCTCCAACTCCTGCGCCTGAATCTGTTAATCTGTCTCTCACTCCTTCACCTGAGCCTGCTAGTCCGCCTGATGATGGGAGCGACAACAATTCTGGGGTTTTTGATGTACGGAAATTTGGGGCTGTTGGCGATGGCATAACAGATGATACTGATGCATTCAAGATGGCATGGGAAACAGCCTGCCAAGTTAATTCTGCAGTCATCCTTGTTCCTTATGGCTTCAAATTCACGATTCAGTCTACAATTTTCACAGGTCCTTGTCAAGGTGGTCTGCACTTTCAG GTTGATGGGACTCTTGCGCCTCCTGATGGACCAGACTCCTGGCCACAAAAGAACAGTAAGAGACAATGGCTGGTCTTTTACCGAATTAATGAAATGTCCCTAGTAGGAGGTGGTGCAATAGATGGCAGAGGAGAGAAATGGTGGGATCTTCCATGCAAACCCCACAAG GGAATAAATGGAACTACATTGCCTGGATCCTGCGATAGTCCAATA GCCATTAGGTTCTTTATGAGCTCCAACTTGACTGTTCAAGGACTTAGAATCAAGAATAGCCCCCAATTCAACTTCAGATTTGACAACTGCAAGAATGTTCATATAATATCCATTCACATTACTGCTCCTGCCCTAAGTCCCAACACTGATGGAATTCACATAGAGAACACCAATAATGTGGAAATATATGATTCAGTAATCTCCAATG GTGATGATTGCATATCGATCGGGTCAGGGTGTTATGATGTAGACATAAGGAACGTCACCTGTGGACCTAGTCATGGAATCAG CATTGGGAGTCTAGGCAATCACAACTCACGAGCCTGTGTATCTAATATCACGGTTAGAGACTCGGTGATAAAAGTGTCGGATAATGGAGTTAGGATCAAGACATGGCAAGGTGGATCAGGAGCAGTATCAGGAATAACATTCAGCAATATTCACATGGACAATGTAAGGAATCCAATTATAATAGACCAGTTCTACTGCCTGACAAAGGACTGCACGAACCAAACATCAGCAGTTTTTGTATCGGATATTCTCTATGAAAATATAAAAGGAACCTACAACATTCGAAGCCCGCCAATGCATTTTGCCTGCAGTGACTCAGTCCCTTGCACCAACTTGACGCTCTCAGATGTTGAGCTTCTTCCTGCTCAAGGAGACCTAGTATTGGATCCATTTTGTTGGAATGCATATGGAGAACTGCAGACACTAACTATTCCACCAGTCTCTTGCTTGATAGAGGGTGCTCCTCGGTCCATGTTGCATAATGAGATGGATTACTGTTGA